The genome window CCTGATCCGTGCACTGGCTCATTTCGCGCGCATTCACCCGGACTATGCCGGTGGAATCGCGAAACGGGTCGGGCTGCCCGTCCCGACCGTGACCTGACCTTCAACCTTAACAGCCCCGCCCGTCTGCGCCGGGCGGGGCAAACTTTTGCCTGAGGCCCAACAAGGGACCAATCGCAACAGTGGTCCAAATCAATGGCTTTATCATTGATGCGAGAAGAATAATTCGCCATTCTAGTATATGTTGGATTCAAAGATACACGTTAACCGGTCACGGAACTGTCGAAAGATGCGGTCACCGAACCTGACGGGCCGCAGCGATGGAGTTTCGACTTATGGCGCTCGACCAGGCATCGTTCTCCACCAACCGACTGGCGCGTGGTGCCCGCCTGGTTATTGCTGCCTTGTTGTTGCTTACTGTGGTGGCCGGCGGGTTTGCTTTTCTGATCGGGGATCACTTCAACAAGATCGAACGGGACTGGCTGAAATTCAGCAGCATCCCTACTGAAAAGGGCCTCCTGCTAAGCCGACTGAACAACAAGATCGGGTTCAGCGGCCTGATTCATAACTTCAAGAATTATGTCATTCGCGGCGATGTCGGGTTCCGAAACATGGCGCTTAGCGATCATGCGGACGCAACCGACATTCTCGATCAATACGCGCTCCTGGGCGTTTCCGGCGAAGAGCATGCGGCCATCCAGGCAATTCGCCGGGTAATAGACGAGTACCGCGACAACATCGCCATCGTGGAAAACATGCACGCAGCGGGCAATTCGACGGCGGAAATCGATCGCCGGATACGTGTTCGCGATACGGAGATGATACACGGTCTCACAACGCTGCGGACCGCCTGGCGGAACAGTTACGATTCCGGGCGGGCCATCCTATCGAGTTCGGTCGACGAGGGCCGCATGTGGTCCCTCGGCGCTCAAATCGCTGCTGCCCTCTTTCTGGGCCTCGCGATCGCCATGGCTGTTTGGATTCTACACCGCGAACGGCTTCTGGGCGACGCTGTCCGTCGATTGGAAGCCCACGCCGACCGGTTTGAAAGCATCGTCAACAACAGCAGCGACGGGATGCTGACCGTTACCCTGGATGGCCGCATTGAATCCTTCAACACCGCAGCAGAACAGATTTTCGGGTACTCCAGCCAGGAGGCGGTTGGTATGGAGGTCAGCGCCCTTGTCCCGGATGACCTTCAGGATGGACATCGTGAGACGATCCGGGAAATCGCCTCCAGCAACACGGAAACAATTCATTACCCGCGATTGGTCCATGGCCGCCGCAAGGACGGGAGTTCGGTTCCAATCGAGATCAACATCGCTGCCTATCAGGTTGAGGGCACAAAGAATTATGTCGCCTCGTTTCGCGACATCACGACAAGACTTCGGGCGGAGATCGAACTCCGGGACCTCAAGGAAGCAGCCGAAGCGGCCAGTGACGCAAAGTCGTCATTCCTGGCCAGCATGAGCCATGAACTGCGTACGCCGCTGAACGCGGTCATCGGCTTTTCAGAAATGCTTCGAATGGGCGACCTCTCGGAACGCCAGCTGGAATGGACAGCCCATATCCATACCGCCGGCACGCATCTGCATGAACTGGTGGGACAAATTCTGGATCTGGCACAGATTGAGCGCGGTCGTCTCGACATCCGGCCAAGACCGGTCGATGTCGTTGAAATCATGATGGATTGTCTGGCACAGATGCAGCCGGCCGCCGACAAGCAGAAGGTCGAGCTTACAAGCTCACTTCCCGATAGGCGGAAAGTTTGCGTCTACGCCGACCCGACCCGGTTGCGGCAGTGCGTCTTCAACATTCTCTCGAACGCCGTGAAGTACAATCGCGAGCATGGATCCGTCGTGGTTTCCGGGAAAGACACACAGGACGGATTCTATCGGATTTCGGTCACCGATACGGGGATCGGAATCGCGGCCGAAGATCATCCCTATGTCTTTCGAATGTTCCAGCGCTTCGCGGAAGAGCCCGAACTGGCGCGGGAGGGTGCCGGCATTGGGCTGGCGGTTACGGACCAATTGGTCCGGTTGATGGGCGGGCGCCTTACCTTCATCAGTGAAAAGGGCAAGGGCAGCGAGTTCCGGATCGACATCCCGAAGTCGGAACCCTTGCGTCATGAAGCGGTGAGCGCGGCATTAAACGCCCGGGCCACACTTGCCGTCGGACGAGCCAGGGAACCTGCCACCCGGCGACCCTAGTCGATCAGCATCGTCACCAGCCAAGGCTGCCAGCTCAGGATCACGAGAACTACCAACGTGGTAGCCAGGAACGGCAACAGGGCCCGGAACAGCGCGCCCGGCCTGACACCGGTCATCGCCGTCGTGACAAACAGCCCGGCCCCGACAGGCGGTGTCAGAAGCCCCAGCACAAGGTTGATGCAGACCACGACGCCGAAATGAAACGGGTCGATACCGTAATTGCTCTGGGCGATCGGTAACAGAATCGGCACGACCAGAATAAGCGCCGCGATTCCATCCAGAATCATGCCGACGAACAGCAGCGCGATATTGACCAGCAGCAGGAAGACGAAGGGATCGTCGGTCAGGGCCGACAGCCATGCCGCCAGTTGCTGTGGAATCTGCTCATAGATCACGATCCAGCCGAACAGGTTTGCCGCTGCGATGATGAAGACGACGATGGCCGTGTTCAGGCCTGTGCGCAGCAGGATCGTCGGCATCTTCCGCAGGTTCAGGGCGCCGTACAGGAACCGTCCCAGAAGAAGAGCGACGACGGAGGCCATGGCCGCCGATTCCGTCGGGGTGGCGATCCCGGCCAGTATCCCGCCGACAATGACCGCCGGAATCAGCAAGGTCGGCAGCCCCAGCAGCAACGCCTTTCGCCGCTCGATGCCGTCAGGAACCTCGGCGACGGGCAGTTCCGTCATCCATCCGATCAGCGCCAGGACGATCAGGAACCCGCCGGCCATCATCAGGCCGGGAATGATCCCGGCAATGAACATGTCACCGATCGCGATCTGGGCCAGAACACCATAGATCACGAACAGCATGGACGGCGGAATGATCGGTGACAGCAGTCCCCCTGCCGCTGTTGTCGCCGCGGCGAAGGAAGGCGCATAGCCCTGACGGGTCATCTCCGGCACCATTGCGCGCGACATGATCGCTATCTGCGCAGCGGCGGAACCGATGATGGAAGCCATCATCATGTTGACCAGCAGGTTGATGTAGGCAAGACCGCCGCGAACGCGTCCGACGAATACCCCGGCAAATCCGATTAGCCGTGCGGTGATGCCCCCTTCATTCATCAGTTCCCCCGCCAGCATGAAGAGAGGAATGGCAAGAAGCCCGTAGCTCTGAATGCCGGAGAACATCTGCTGCGAGACCGATTGCAGCAGCACCGTCTGGTCGGCGTACCATATGTAGAACAGGGCCGACGCCGCCAGCACGAAGGCAATCGGCAGACCGATCAACAGCAGGAAAAGGAAGATAGCCCCAACCATGGGTCAGTCCTCCCAACCGGCGAAATCGGTGATGGATCCGGCAATTCTCTCATACAGGTTGGTCGATGCATGGATCGTCATGGTGATTGCCGTGATCGGCATGACCAGCCAGATCAGATATTTCGGAAACCCAAGCGTGTTGGTCGGTTCCTGATAGATGAAATTGAACGTTGCGCCGGAGAATGCCGCCAAATCGAAGCCGCTGGCAATCAGCGCTGCCGGGTCGTACCAGAGGATGCTGGTCCAGATCAGGGTCGCGGCCAGCACCAGAACGACCGCGTCCACCAAGATCCCGGTCAACCGCCTTGCCCTGTCGGGAAGGACGTCCTCCAGGATGGTGACCGATATGCCGCGCCGCAGGCGGACTATCGCGGATGCACCGATCATGACCAGCCAGACCATGGCGTAGATCGCCGCCTCGTCGACCCAGTAGATCGCGTTGTCGGCCGCGCGGGTCACGACATTGAGGAGGATCAGCCCCGTAACCGCGGCGGACAACAGGATCAGGCCCCATCGCTCCGCCAGCAGAACAGCCCCGGAAATCGATCTGAATACAGACAGCATGTGACGCACCATATGAAACGGGCCGCCCCTCCTTGGAACGGGAGGAGCGGCCCCGAAACCCGGCCCGAAGGGTCAGGTGGAAAGCTTACATGCCGGCTTCCTTGCGTAGGGCGGCAACGGCATCGGTTTTCTTTTCCCAATCGGCATTCCAGCGGTCAATGGCGTCGCCGAAGAAGTCGGGGCCGACTTCAAGGATCTGCACGCCGGTCTTCCTGGTTTCCTCCAGGAATTTCGGCTCCTGGGCGACGAAAGTATCGATGGTCGAATCGACATGCTTCGCCATCAGTTCCTTGACCATTGCGCGGTCCTCTTCCGACATCTCCGCCCAGACACGCCCGGAAATCAGTCCGACCATCGGGAACATCATATGATTGGACAGGACAACGGTTTCGGAATGCTCCCAATATTTCAGCTTCCAGATCAGCTCCAGATCCATGTCGATGGCGTCAACCTGACCGTTCGCCATTGCGTCATAGACCGCCGGGAGCGGCATCGGCGTCGGCGCCGTGCCCAGCAGATTGTAGAAATCCTGAATCGGCGCGAAGGGGGTGATCCGGATCTTCTTGCCTTCCAGATCGGCAGCGCCGCTTACCGCATCGCGCGACGCGATCTGGCGCAGGCCCGCCGTACCATAGCCGACCCCCAGAACGCCGATTTTTTGCGGCAGTTGATCCAGCAGACCCCGGGCGGTGTCGCTGCGCAGGATCTTCGCGACGCCGTCCATGTCGCTGACCAGATAGGGGGCATAGAAGGCGCCCAGATCGGTCACGCGATTGGAGACCTCCGCGACCGTCAGGAAGGCCATGTCCAGCGCCCCGGTCTGGAGTTGCTGCAGCATCTCCGCCTCGTTCCCCAACTGACGGGACGGGAACACCTGGACGCTGTGGGCGCCGTTGCTCTTTTCCGCCAGTTCCGCACCGAACGCGTCGGCAGCCTTCGTCCAGACATGCGGCGGCGGCGTGATCAGGCCGAGGCGGAACTCCTTTGCCATCGCGGTTCCGGCAGACAGTGCAAGGGACAGACCCACGGCCCCCGCGACGATCGACTTGTGTAGTTTCATCTCACTCTCCCTGTTTCTCTCATCGTCAAATCAGGTCAGCCCAGCCAGGCGGCGGTTCCCGCCCCGGATGGACAGCGCCGCAACTGGCGCAGGTCCGTCGACTGGTATCGGCATAGAACGCATCGAACAGCGGGGGCAGGTCCTTCACGATATCGGTCACCTTGACTTCGACCCGATCGACAAGATTGCCGCATTCGAAGCAGTACCATTCGAACCCATCATGGGCCTCGGGCAGGCGCGCCCCTTCAACCACCAGCCCAATCGAACCGGGTACCGGGCGCTGCGGCGAATGTCGGACATTGGGCGGCAGCAGAAACACCTCCCCTTCCCGGATCGGGACGTCGTAAAGCTTCCCGCCGTCATGGATCTTCAGAAGCATGTCGCCGCGCAGCTGATAGAAGAACTCCTCCGCAGGGTCGTCATGAAAGTCCACGCGCTGGTTGGGGCCGCCGATGATCATGACGATCAGGCCGCTGTCCTGATCGAACAGCTTCTTGTTGCTGACCGGCGGTTTCAGCTGATCTTCG of Alphaproteobacteria bacterium contains these proteins:
- a CDS encoding PAS domain S-box protein, encoding MALDQASFSTNRLARGARLVIAALLLLTVVAGGFAFLIGDHFNKIERDWLKFSSIPTEKGLLLSRLNNKIGFSGLIHNFKNYVIRGDVGFRNMALSDHADATDILDQYALLGVSGEEHAAIQAIRRVIDEYRDNIAIVENMHAAGNSTAEIDRRIRVRDTEMIHGLTTLRTAWRNSYDSGRAILSSSVDEGRMWSLGAQIAAALFLGLAIAMAVWILHRERLLGDAVRRLEAHADRFESIVNNSSDGMLTVTLDGRIESFNTAAEQIFGYSSQEAVGMEVSALVPDDLQDGHRETIREIASSNTETIHYPRLVHGRRKDGSSVPIEINIAAYQVEGTKNYVASFRDITTRLRAEIELRDLKEAAEAASDAKSSFLASMSHELRTPLNAVIGFSEMLRMGDLSERQLEWTAHIHTAGTHLHELVGQILDLAQIERGRLDIRPRPVDVVEIMMDCLAQMQPAADKQKVELTSSLPDRRKVCVYADPTRLRQCVFNILSNAVKYNREHGSVVVSGKDTQDGFYRISVTDTGIGIAAEDHPYVFRMFQRFAEEPELAREGAGIGLAVTDQLVRLMGGRLTFISEKGKGSEFRIDIPKSEPLRHEAVSAALNARATLAVGRAREPATRRP
- a CDS encoding TRAP transporter substrate-binding protein codes for the protein MKLHKSIVAGAVGLSLALSAGTAMAKEFRLGLITPPPHVWTKAADAFGAELAEKSNGAHSVQVFPSRQLGNEAEMLQQLQTGALDMAFLTVAEVSNRVTDLGAFYAPYLVSDMDGVAKILRSDTARGLLDQLPQKIGVLGVGYGTAGLRQIASRDAVSGAADLEGKKIRITPFAPIQDFYNLLGTAPTPMPLPAVYDAMANGQVDAIDMDLELIWKLKYWEHSETVVLSNHMMFPMVGLISGRVWAEMSEEDRAMVKELMAKHVDSTIDTFVAQEPKFLEETRKTGVQILEVGPDFFGDAIDRWNADWEKKTDAVAALRKEAGM
- a CDS encoding TRAP transporter large permease; this encodes MVGAIFLFLLLIGLPIAFVLAASALFYIWYADQTVLLQSVSQQMFSGIQSYGLLAIPLFMLAGELMNEGGITARLIGFAGVFVGRVRGGLAYINLLVNMMMASIIGSAAAQIAIMSRAMVPEMTRQGYAPSFAAATTAAGGLLSPIIPPSMLFVIYGVLAQIAIGDMFIAGIIPGLMMAGGFLIVLALIGWMTELPVAEVPDGIERRKALLLGLPTLLIPAVIVGGILAGIATPTESAAMASVVALLLGRFLYGALNLRKMPTILLRTGLNTAIVVFIIAAANLFGWIVIYEQIPQQLAAWLSALTDDPFVFLLLVNIALLFVGMILDGIAALILVVPILLPIAQSNYGIDPFHFGVVVCINLVLGLLTPPVGAGLFVTTAMTGVRPGALFRALLPFLATTLVVLVILSWQPWLVTMLID
- a CDS encoding TRAP transporter small permease subunit, with protein sequence MLSVFRSISGAVLLAERWGLILLSAAVTGLILLNVVTRAADNAIYWVDEAAIYAMVWLVMIGASAIVRLRRGISVTILEDVLPDRARRLTGILVDAVVLVLAATLIWTSILWYDPAALIASGFDLAAFSGATFNFIYQEPTNTLGFPKYLIWLVMPITAITMTIHASTNLYERIAGSITDFAGWED
- a CDS encoding 3-hydroxyanthranilate 3,4-dioxygenase yields the protein MGHPRFKPFDFQRWIAENEDQLKPPVSNKKLFDQDSGLIVMIIGGPNQRVDFHDDPAEEFFYQLRGDMLLKIHDGGKLYDVPIREGEVFLLPPNVRHSPQRPVPGSIGLVVEGARLPEAHDGFEWYCFECGNLVDRVEVKVTDIVKDLPPLFDAFYADTSRRTCASCGAVHPGREPPPGWADLI